From a region of the Campylobacter sp. genome:
- a CDS encoding pitrilysin family protein, whose protein sequence is MEKKEISLKTKGGKSAKIDFLYQFDDSLPVASFKLIFKASGAVSEKTLGLARICAGVLGEGSKTLGVSEFHRKLDIRAVEISAASNFETFGIQLNCLKEHFDFGLDMLRELLKEPNLTPSVLEKLKMQTIGEIAVLKSEFDYIATCNLKALLYPRTRLAQPLIGDEASIERITMKDVREFFASLSLENLYVVLCGDVSDKNPKIAEILSLFSSGKKHELPFFTPSDAKNIKIQKEQTQQAYIYFGAPFTLPKEQEFIANTALFVLGSSGFGSRLMERIRVKHGLAYSVYARGDFELSRREFWGYLQTKNENLQNAAALVKEEIAKFIASGVNEAELKSAKKFLIGSAVLQKETMFKRAAIAQSEYYKSYAFGEFERNLKRIETLNLGALNDFIKSHDEIMNLSFSVICDEAAAKKGLKI, encoded by the coding sequence ACTTAAAACTAAAGGCGGCAAGAGCGCTAAAATCGACTTTTTGTATCAATTCGACGATTCGCTGCCGGTGGCGAGCTTCAAGCTAATTTTCAAAGCAAGCGGTGCGGTGAGCGAGAAGACCCTGGGTCTTGCGCGCATCTGCGCGGGCGTTTTGGGCGAGGGCTCAAAGACGCTAGGGGTGAGCGAATTTCACCGCAAGCTCGATATCCGCGCGGTCGAGATAAGCGCCGCGAGCAATTTTGAAACCTTCGGTATCCAGCTAAACTGTCTAAAAGAGCACTTCGATTTTGGCTTAGACATGCTGCGAGAGCTGCTTAAAGAGCCCAATCTAACGCCCTCGGTGCTGGAAAAGCTAAAAATGCAAACCATAGGCGAGATCGCCGTGCTAAAAAGCGAGTTCGATTACATCGCGACATGCAACCTCAAAGCGCTTCTGTATCCGCGCACGAGGCTCGCTCAGCCGCTTATAGGCGACGAGGCGAGCATAGAGCGGATCACGATGAAGGACGTGCGGGAGTTTTTTGCCTCGCTGAGTTTAGAGAATTTATACGTCGTTTTATGCGGCGACGTGAGCGACAAAAACCCGAAAATCGCAGAAATTTTAAGCCTCTTTTCAAGCGGCAAAAAGCACGAGCTGCCGTTTTTCACGCCGAGCGATGCGAAAAATATAAAGATCCAAAAGGAGCAGACGCAGCAAGCCTACATCTACTTCGGCGCGCCATTTACGCTGCCAAAGGAGCAGGAGTTCATCGCAAACACCGCGCTTTTCGTGCTCGGAAGCAGCGGTTTCGGCAGCAGGCTGATGGAGCGCATCCGCGTCAAGCACGGCCTTGCGTACTCGGTCTATGCGCGCGGCGATTTCGAGCTTAGCCGCCGCGAGTTTTGGGGCTATCTGCAGACCAAAAACGAAAATTTGCAAAACGCCGCCGCGCTCGTAAAAGAGGAGATCGCGAAATTTATCGCATCTGGCGTGAACGAAGCGGAGCTGAAAAGCGCCAAAAAATTCCTAATCGGAAGCGCCGTGCTGCAAAAAGAGACGATGTTTAAGCGCGCGGCGATCGCGCAGAGTGAGTATTACAAGAGCTATGCATTCGGCGAGTTCGAGCGAAATTTAAAGCGCATCGAGACGCTAAACCTCGGGGCGCTCAACGATTTCATCAAGTCGCACGACGAGATTATGAACCTAAGCTTTTCCGTTATTTGCGACGAGGCAGCCGCGAAAAAGGGGCTTAAAATTTAG